A genomic segment from Rhodospirillum centenum SW encodes:
- the treZ gene encoding malto-oligosyltrehalose trehalohydrolase has protein sequence MPARTAPESPDAARPTGGPPFPTEDPSLLQLAEAMLPDFLLRQRWYPAKDAGQPRVSLLAQVPLPGLEHPAALAVWSVEPPERRPLRCLVPLTILPADGVPDAAVIAPLHPAGGGQVLADALLADDTVIAFLAHLLLAPDAETPPGLTAGRTGASAGGPTARPAIRRGSVEQSNSSFRVGDQGILKLFRTLEPGIHPELEIGRFLTDRARFPAVPALAGWLNLATGAGGAEATLGVLQAFVPNAGDGWGWVLDRLAEGREQETLPWIAALGRRVAGLHRALALDTDPGTDDEAFRPAPVDGEDLDGWVESAKAMARRALDSLDGAVAVLPAAARPMAEALLARRSELPGLLQALLPVTAVARTRHHGDLHLGQVLVTPDAADAVIVDFEGEPLRPLAERRARHSPLRDVAGMLRSFSYAAASAGRQADRARQDALARWAGEAAGTFLETYLTAAEGSPGCAATPGETVRLVRFFMLEKALYEVAYELANRPDWVEIPLAGVLAILDDGEAGVPSPRTGAVRRHRMPFGAELREGGGVRFRLWAPAQTALRLELDGGILDMAPVEGGWHELVSERAGPGSRYRFLLPDGTAVPDPASRHQPEDVHGPSEVIDPAAYRWQAADWRGRPWEEAVLYELHIGAFTPEGTFRAAIGKLDHLAALGVTAVQIMPVADFPGTRNWGYDGVLPYAPDGSYGRPEDLKALVDAAHARGLMVMLDVVYNHFGPEGNYLSLYAPAFFTEKHHTPWGAAVNYDDTGSRTVRDFVIHNALYWIEEFDLDGLRLDAVHAIIDETEPHLLTELAREVRHRFPGRHVHLVLENEENEAARLDRARDGATALFTAQWNDDVHHGLHVAATGESAGYYAEYAGDLDKLGRALAEGFAFQGEMMAYRGAPRGEPSAHLPPTAFVAFLQNHDQIGNRAFGDRITATAPAKAVRAVAGLYLLAPQIPMLFMGEEWATGRPFPFFCDFGPELATAVREGRRKEFARFPEFRDEAARARIPDPTAEATFLSAKLDWEALEREPHARRLDWYRRMLALRRAEIVPRLTGVGAGAGRYERIGESGLVVRWRLGGGETLAVAANLSAGPEDGFPAAAGRTLHREGEAGDATGGGRYGPWAVRWWIEGEPDSGSRERAETGAETGAEAGPETRTEAGEPGDTALTRLAGRCGIEPGFDNAHGERVETSPATRRRLLAAMGIDAADEAAAERALDALDREDWQGPLPPVAVCRRDAGPPSVALTLPAGTGTVAWRVALEEGGERGGNADIAALDLEAVRELDGRRLERRRLPLPADLPDGYHRLQVAGAETSLVLSPGRCWLPPEVAAGRRLWGLAAQLYTLRSDTDWGIGDFGDLRTLVDLAAARGAAAVGLNPLHVAFPDDPEQASPYSPASRLLLNVLNIDVTAVPEFAACPDAVALVASAEMARRLADCRRSPLVDYTAVADLKMQVLALLFETCRDAVDRTRADAFAAFRREAGPALETACLFLVLRRHFAGRGTPDWHGWPDEYRSPASPAVLRFAAEHRHELDFMAWLQWVADGQLAAAATRAREAGMAIGLYRDLAVGADRSGAETWINPQAVVSAAHVGAPPDIFNPAGQDWGLPPLNPRALRQEGYRSFIDLLRANMRHAGGLRIDHAMALQHLYWIPEGGSPADGAYVAYPLEDMLGILALESTRHRCLVVGEDLGTVPEGFRERMAAAAVLSYRVLYFEQESGTGAYAAPEDYPPLALAVIGSHDLPTLRGWWEGSDIALKERLGLYPGAGEAERQRSRRERDRDCLLEALKREGLVPAAATVGPLPMETLHAAAHAFLARSHSALAMVQLDDLTDEAEPVNVPGTAAEHPNWRRKLSLSLEALSQSPRFQTVAEIMAAGR, from the coding sequence ATGCCCGCCCGGACCGCGCCGGAGTCCCCCGATGCCGCCCGCCCGACCGGCGGCCCCCCCTTCCCCACCGAGGATCCGTCGCTGCTGCAGTTGGCCGAGGCCATGCTGCCCGACTTCCTGCTGCGGCAGCGCTGGTATCCGGCGAAGGACGCCGGCCAGCCGCGGGTGTCGCTGCTGGCCCAGGTGCCGCTCCCCGGCCTGGAGCATCCGGCCGCCCTGGCCGTCTGGTCCGTCGAGCCGCCGGAGCGCCGGCCGCTGCGCTGTCTGGTGCCGCTGACCATCCTGCCCGCGGACGGCGTGCCCGACGCAGCGGTGATCGCGCCGCTGCACCCGGCCGGCGGCGGTCAGGTGCTGGCGGACGCGCTGCTGGCCGACGACACCGTGATCGCCTTTCTGGCGCACCTGCTGCTGGCCCCCGACGCCGAAACCCCGCCCGGCCTGACCGCGGGCCGGACGGGGGCGTCGGCCGGCGGACCCACGGCACGACCGGCGATCCGGCGCGGCTCCGTGGAGCAGTCCAACAGTTCCTTCCGGGTCGGTGACCAGGGCATCCTGAAACTGTTCCGGACCCTGGAACCCGGCATCCATCCCGAGCTGGAGATCGGCCGTTTCCTGACCGACCGGGCGCGCTTTCCCGCCGTCCCGGCGCTGGCAGGGTGGCTGAACCTGGCCACCGGCGCCGGCGGGGCGGAAGCCACCCTCGGCGTGCTCCAGGCCTTCGTTCCCAACGCGGGCGACGGCTGGGGCTGGGTGCTGGACCGATTGGCCGAGGGACGGGAGCAGGAGACGCTGCCCTGGATCGCCGCCCTGGGCCGGCGGGTCGCCGGGCTGCACCGCGCCCTGGCCCTGGATACGGACCCGGGCACGGACGACGAGGCCTTCCGTCCCGCGCCCGTGGACGGCGAGGACCTGGACGGCTGGGTCGAATCGGCCAAGGCGATGGCGCGGCGCGCCCTGGACTCGCTGGACGGGGCGGTCGCCGTCCTGCCCGCCGCCGCCCGGCCGATGGCGGAGGCGCTGCTGGCCCGCCGTTCCGAGCTGCCGGGGCTGTTGCAGGCGCTGCTGCCCGTCACCGCCGTCGCCCGGACGCGCCACCATGGCGACCTGCATCTGGGGCAGGTGCTGGTGACACCGGACGCGGCGGACGCCGTGATCGTGGATTTCGAGGGCGAGCCGCTGCGCCCGTTGGCGGAGCGGCGGGCCCGGCACAGCCCGCTGCGCGACGTGGCGGGAATGCTGCGCTCCTTCTCCTATGCGGCGGCCTCCGCCGGACGGCAGGCCGACCGGGCACGGCAGGACGCCCTGGCGCGCTGGGCCGGAGAGGCGGCCGGAACCTTCCTGGAAACCTATCTGACGGCGGCCGAGGGCAGCCCCGGCTGCGCCGCCACGCCGGGGGAGACGGTGCGGCTGGTCCGCTTCTTCATGCTGGAGAAGGCGCTGTACGAGGTCGCCTACGAGCTGGCGAACCGGCCCGACTGGGTGGAGATCCCGCTGGCCGGTGTGCTCGCCATCCTGGACGACGGGGAGGCCGGCGTGCCCTCCCCCCGGACCGGGGCCGTCCGGCGGCACCGGATGCCGTTCGGGGCGGAGCTGCGCGAGGGCGGCGGCGTGCGCTTCCGCCTCTGGGCGCCGGCGCAGACGGCGCTGCGCCTGGAACTGGACGGCGGGATCCTGGACATGGCCCCGGTGGAGGGGGGCTGGCACGAGCTGGTGAGCGAGCGCGCCGGCCCCGGCAGCCGTTACCGCTTCCTCCTGCCCGACGGTACGGCCGTGCCCGATCCGGCCTCCCGCCACCAGCCCGAGGACGTCCACGGCCCCAGCGAGGTGATCGATCCGGCCGCCTACCGCTGGCAGGCCGCGGACTGGCGCGGCCGCCCGTGGGAGGAGGCGGTGCTCTACGAGCTGCACATCGGCGCCTTCACGCCGGAGGGGACCTTCCGCGCCGCCATCGGAAAGCTGGACCATCTGGCCGCGCTGGGCGTGACGGCGGTGCAGATCATGCCGGTGGCCGACTTCCCCGGCACCCGCAACTGGGGCTACGACGGCGTGCTGCCCTACGCCCCGGACGGCAGCTACGGCCGCCCGGAGGATCTGAAGGCCCTGGTGGACGCGGCCCATGCCCGCGGCCTGATGGTCATGCTGGACGTCGTCTACAACCATTTCGGGCCGGAGGGGAACTATCTGTCCCTCTACGCCCCCGCCTTCTTCACGGAGAAGCACCATACCCCCTGGGGGGCGGCCGTGAACTACGACGACACGGGCAGCCGCACCGTGCGCGACTTCGTCATTCACAACGCCCTCTACTGGATCGAGGAGTTCGACCTGGACGGGCTGCGGCTGGACGCGGTCCACGCCATCATCGACGAGACCGAGCCCCACCTGCTGACGGAGCTGGCGCGGGAGGTGCGCCACCGCTTCCCCGGCCGGCACGTCCACCTGGTCCTGGAGAACGAGGAGAACGAGGCCGCCCGGCTGGACCGCGCCCGCGACGGGGCCACGGCCCTGTTCACCGCGCAGTGGAACGACGACGTCCACCACGGGCTGCACGTCGCCGCCACGGGGGAAAGCGCCGGCTACTACGCGGAGTATGCCGGCGATCTGGACAAGCTGGGCCGCGCGCTGGCCGAGGGCTTCGCCTTCCAGGGCGAGATGATGGCCTACCGCGGCGCCCCCCGCGGCGAGCCGAGCGCCCACCTGCCGCCCACCGCCTTCGTCGCCTTCCTCCAGAACCACGACCAGATCGGCAACCGCGCCTTCGGAGACCGCATCACCGCGACCGCCCCGGCGAAGGCGGTGAGGGCCGTCGCCGGGCTCTACCTGCTGGCGCCGCAGATCCCCATGCTGTTCATGGGGGAGGAATGGGCGACCGGGCGCCCCTTCCCCTTCTTCTGCGATTTCGGCCCCGAGCTGGCGACCGCCGTGCGCGAGGGCCGGCGCAAGGAGTTCGCCCGCTTTCCCGAGTTCCGCGACGAGGCCGCCCGCGCCCGCATCCCCGATCCCACGGCGGAGGCGACGTTCCTGTCCGCGAAGCTGGACTGGGAGGCCCTGGAGCGGGAACCGCACGCCCGCCGGCTGGACTGGTACAGGCGGATGCTGGCCCTGCGCCGGGCGGAGATCGTGCCCCGTCTGACCGGCGTCGGCGCCGGGGCCGGCCGCTACGAGCGGATCGGGGAGAGCGGGCTGGTGGTGCGCTGGCGCCTGGGCGGGGGGGAGACCCTGGCCGTCGCCGCCAACCTGTCCGCCGGGCCGGAGGACGGCTTCCCCGCCGCCGCGGGCCGGACCCTGCACCGCGAGGGCGAGGCCGGGGATGCGACCGGCGGCGGCCGCTACGGTCCCTGGGCCGTGCGCTGGTGGATCGAGGGGGAGCCGGACAGCGGCAGCAGGGAACGGGCGGAGACCGGAGCAGAGACCGGGGCAGAGGCCGGACCGGAGACCCGGACGGAAGCCGGTGAGCCGGGGGACACGGCGCTGACGCGGCTGGCCGGGCGCTGCGGCATCGAGCCCGGCTTCGACAACGCCCATGGCGAGCGGGTGGAGACATCGCCCGCGACCCGCCGCCGCCTGCTGGCCGCCATGGGCATCGACGCCGCGGACGAGGCGGCGGCGGAACGGGCGCTGGACGCCCTGGACCGGGAGGACTGGCAGGGGCCGCTGCCCCCCGTCGCCGTCTGCCGGCGCGATGCCGGGCCGCCGTCGGTGGCGCTGACCCTGCCGGCCGGAACGGGCACCGTCGCCTGGCGGGTGGCGCTGGAGGAGGGCGGCGAGCGGGGCGGCAACGCGGACATCGCCGCCCTGGACCTGGAGGCGGTGCGGGAACTGGACGGCCGGCGGCTGGAACGGCGCCGGCTGCCCCTGCCCGCCGACCTGCCGGACGGCTACCACCGGCTGCAGGTGGCCGGGGCGGAAACGTCCCTGGTGCTGAGCCCCGGCCGCTGCTGGCTGCCGCCGGAGGTGGCGGCGGGCCGGCGGCTCTGGGGACTGGCGGCGCAGCTCTACACCCTGCGCTCCGATACCGACTGGGGCATCGGCGACTTCGGCGACCTGCGCACCCTGGTGGACCTGGCCGCGGCCCGTGGTGCCGCCGCGGTCGGGCTGAACCCGCTGCACGTCGCCTTTCCCGACGATCCCGAACAGGCCAGCCCCTATTCCCCGGCCAGCCGGCTGCTGCTGAACGTGCTGAACATCGACGTCACGGCCGTGCCGGAATTCGCCGCCTGCCCCGACGCCGTAGCTCTGGTCGCGTCGGCGGAGATGGCCCGGCGGCTGGCGGACTGCCGGCGGTCGCCGCTGGTGGACTACACGGCCGTGGCGGACCTGAAGATGCAGGTGCTGGCCCTGCTGTTCGAGACCTGCCGCGACGCCGTGGACCGCACCCGGGCGGACGCCTTCGCCGCCTTCCGGCGGGAGGCCGGGCCGGCACTGGAGACGGCCTGCCTGTTCCTGGTCCTGCGCCGGCATTTCGCCGGGCGCGGCACGCCCGACTGGCACGGCTGGCCGGACGAATACCGCAGCCCGGCCTCCCCGGCCGTGCTCCGCTTCGCGGCGGAGCACCGGCACGAACTCGACTTCATGGCTTGGCTGCAATGGGTGGCGGACGGGCAGCTTGCCGCCGCGGCGACGCGGGCGCGGGAGGCCGGCATGGCGATCGGGCTCTACCGCGATCTGGCGGTGGGGGCGGACCGCTCCGGGGCCGAGACCTGGATCAACCCGCAGGCCGTCGTCTCCGCCGCCCATGTCGGCGCCCCGCCGGACATCTTCAACCCGGCCGGACAGGACTGGGGCCTGCCGCCCCTGAACCCGCGCGCCCTGCGGCAGGAGGGCTACCGCAGCTTCATCGACCTGCTGCGGGCGAACATGCGCCATGCCGGCGGGCTGCGCATCGACCATGCCATGGCCTTGCAGCATCTCTACTGGATTCCGGAGGGCGGGTCCCCCGCCGACGGCGCCTATGTCGCCTACCCGCTGGAGGACATGCTGGGCATCCTGGCGCTGGAGAGCACCCGCCACCGCTGCCTGGTGGTGGGGGAGGATCTGGGCACGGTGCCGGAAGGCTTCCGCGAGCGGATGGCGGCGGCGGCCGTGCTGTCCTACCGGGTGCTGTATTTCGAGCAGGAGTCCGGGACCGGCGCCTATGCCGCGCCGGAGGACTATCCCCCGCTGGCGCTGGCGGTGATCGGCAGCCACGACCTGCCGACCCTGCGTGGCTGGTGGGAGGGCAGCGACATCGCCCTGAAGGAGCGGCTGGGCCTCTATCCCGGCGCGGGCGAGGCGGAGCGTCAGCGGAGCCGCCGCGAGCGCGACCGGGACTGCCTGCTGGAGGCGCTGAAGCGGGAGGGGCTGGTGCCGGCGGCGGCCACGGTCGGGCCCCTGCCGATGGAGACCCTGCACGCCGCCGCGCATGCCTTCCTGGCCCGCAGCCACAGCGCCCTGGCCATGGTGCAGCTCGACGACCTGACGGACGAGGCGGAGCCGGTGAACGTGCCGGGTACGGCGGCGGAGCATCCGAACTGGCGGCGCAAGCTGTCCCTGAGCCTGGAGGCGCTGTCGCAGAGCCCCCGCTTCCAGACGGTGGCGGAGATCATGGCGGCCGGGCGCTGA
- a CDS encoding DUF1428 domain-containing protein — protein sequence MAGMDDGSGDTPAGGTSPGGTYVDGFVLAVPRAKLDAYTALARTAAEVWKEHGALAYAECIGDDVPYGTLTSFPRAVQATDDEVVVFSWIVYASREERDAINAKVMQDPRLKGSVDDMPFDGRRMIHGGFRTFIQV from the coding sequence ATGGCTGGGATGGACGACGGGTCCGGAGACACACCCGCCGGCGGAACGTCGCCGGGGGGCACCTACGTGGACGGTTTCGTGCTGGCGGTGCCCAGGGCGAAGCTGGACGCCTACACGGCGTTGGCCCGCACCGCGGCGGAGGTCTGGAAGGAGCATGGTGCCCTCGCCTATGCCGAGTGCATCGGCGACGACGTGCCCTATGGCACCCTGACCTCCTTCCCCCGCGCCGTGCAGGCGACGGATGACGAGGTCGTCGTCTTCTCCTGGATCGTCTATGCCTCCCGGGAAGAGCGGGACGCCATCAATGCCAAGGTGATGCAGGACCCGCGCCTGAAGGGCAGCGTGGACGACATGCCGTTCGACGGCAGACGCATGATCCATGGCGGCTTCCGGACGTTCATCCAGGTCTGA
- a CDS encoding ferritin-like domain-containing protein: MTCRRDMEPCGCSTPEGHGRCLTDAARAALLAALDMEYRAAAVYEAVLRRFGPMPPFTHVLRSEQRHAAVLGALLEGHGVAAPPSSYDPAQVSLPASLWEACEAAAAGKEASAERYDRDLLPAAEGHEEVRTVFLRLRDAALHCQLPAFRHWIELHRREEPTGDAA; this comes from the coding sequence ATGACCTGCCGCCGCGACATGGAGCCCTGTGGCTGCTCCACACCGGAAGGGCACGGGCGCTGCCTGACCGACGCCGCCCGGGCGGCGCTGCTGGCGGCGCTGGACATGGAGTACCGGGCCGCCGCCGTCTACGAGGCCGTGCTGCGCCGCTTCGGGCCGATGCCGCCCTTCACCCATGTGCTGCGCTCCGAACAGCGCCACGCCGCCGTCCTCGGCGCCCTGCTGGAAGGGCACGGGGTGGCCGCCCCGCCCTCGTCCTACGACCCGGCCCAGGTGTCGCTGCCGGCCAGCCTGTGGGAGGCCTGCGAGGCCGCCGCCGCCGGCAAGGAGGCCAGCGCCGAGCGCTACGACCGCGACCTGCTGCCCGCCGCCGAGGGGCACGAGGAGGTGCGGACCGTGTTCCTGCGCCTGCGCGATGCCGCCCTGCACTGCCAGCTTCCGGCCTTCCGCCACTGGATCGAACTGCACCGGCGCGAGGAACCCACCGGCGACGCCGCCTGA
- a CDS encoding helicase-related protein produces MADGETPQTAPAGDDPDLVYAIARIHPEVVPLHRLGLDRMEQAGMLGMVPLGLPLPKGRRDLVVAEERREAVLLEIAGKIARAQRRAEVLERGRRALEGTDAALAVAEARDRIRIRLADAVHWTGMPGPIQLEVSRAVDVDELSGLDEAELRSRLPADPELRQRLDRAMADVAQRLWALQELAGEPEDSWTFEHLAQRLYRVCRTNHQPNDILRRWTEIEETWRHERAVARGRDYVNTEFDFARFERLFPLARALGRRLVLVIGPTNSGKTHRAMQALRQAPTGVYLAPLRLLALEVMDRLNREGTPTTLLTGEEEIRVPDARHLSSTIEMLDPEATVDVAVIDEVQMLADRDRGWAWTAALMGVPAKTVYLLGAPEVRPLVERAAAHLGEPLEVVELERKQPLHMIEERLEWSDVGRGDALIAFSRREVHAVRDTVQARGLTAAVIYGALAPDVRRREAERFNTGEADVVIATDAIGMGLNLPVRRVLFTTLEKFDGVEMRSLHPAEVKQIAGRAGRFGHFEAGEFGVVGRGTPQALRMIVTRPDTSFGPKTALTVRPTRAMVARLAGRVGSHSLSLLIDCFAAARTAGSPFRVADLEPLRKLAAVLDEKEIGFEDKLSLLFVPADLDKDVDARFFHRICRAVETGEAVPVGLVVPARVGMLDDMSLEELSRTCDLYYWASRKFPRQFPDRTVVQERRAEVSRRLSEILAAAARTRGRTPKPKQGFRGAPRKRYGPRRG; encoded by the coding sequence ATGGCCGACGGGGAAACACCGCAGACGGCACCCGCCGGCGACGATCCGGACCTGGTCTACGCCATCGCCCGCATCCATCCCGAGGTCGTGCCCCTGCACCGGCTGGGGCTGGACCGGATGGAGCAGGCGGGCATGCTGGGCATGGTGCCGCTGGGGCTGCCGCTGCCCAAGGGCCGCCGCGATCTGGTGGTGGCGGAGGAGCGGCGCGAGGCCGTGCTGCTGGAGATCGCCGGCAAGATCGCCCGCGCGCAGCGCCGGGCCGAGGTGCTGGAGCGCGGCCGCCGCGCGCTGGAAGGCACCGATGCCGCCCTGGCCGTGGCCGAGGCGCGCGACCGCATCCGGATCCGCCTTGCCGACGCCGTCCACTGGACCGGCATGCCCGGCCCGATCCAGCTGGAGGTGTCCCGCGCCGTGGACGTGGACGAGCTGTCCGGGCTGGACGAGGCGGAGCTGCGCAGCCGCCTGCCGGCCGATCCCGAGCTGCGCCAGCGCCTGGACCGGGCCATGGCCGACGTGGCCCAGCGCCTCTGGGCCCTGCAGGAACTGGCGGGGGAGCCGGAGGACAGCTGGACCTTCGAGCATCTGGCGCAGCGCCTCTACAGGGTCTGCCGCACCAACCACCAGCCCAACGACATCCTGCGCCGCTGGACCGAGATCGAGGAGACCTGGCGGCACGAGCGCGCCGTGGCCCGCGGCCGCGACTACGTCAACACCGAGTTCGACTTCGCCCGCTTCGAGCGGCTGTTCCCCCTGGCCCGTGCCCTGGGACGCAGGCTGGTGCTGGTGATCGGCCCGACCAACTCGGGCAAGACCCACCGCGCCATGCAGGCGCTGCGGCAGGCACCGACGGGGGTCTATCTGGCGCCGCTGCGCCTGCTGGCGCTGGAGGTGATGGACCGGCTGAACCGCGAGGGCACGCCCACCACGCTGCTGACCGGGGAGGAGGAGATCCGCGTGCCGGACGCACGCCACCTCTCCTCCACCATCGAGATGCTGGACCCGGAGGCGACGGTGGACGTCGCCGTGATCGACGAGGTCCAGATGCTGGCCGATCGCGACCGCGGCTGGGCCTGGACGGCGGCGCTGATGGGGGTGCCGGCGAAGACCGTCTACCTGCTGGGTGCGCCGGAGGTGCGGCCCCTGGTCGAGCGGGCCGCGGCCCATCTGGGCGAGCCGCTGGAGGTGGTCGAGCTGGAGCGCAAGCAGCCGCTGCACATGATCGAGGAGCGGCTGGAATGGTCCGACGTGGGCCGCGGCGACGCCCTGATCGCCTTCTCCCGCCGCGAAGTGCATGCGGTGCGTGACACGGTGCAGGCGCGCGGGCTGACGGCGGCGGTGATCTACGGGGCACTGGCCCCGGACGTGCGCCGGCGCGAGGCGGAGCGGTTCAACACGGGCGAGGCCGACGTGGTGATCGCCACCGATGCCATCGGCATGGGCCTGAACCTGCCGGTGCGGCGGGTCCTGTTCACCACGCTGGAGAAGTTCGACGGGGTGGAGATGCGGTCGCTGCACCCGGCGGAGGTGAAGCAGATCGCCGGCCGTGCCGGCCGCTTCGGGCATTTCGAGGCGGGCGAGTTCGGCGTCGTCGGGCGCGGCACGCCGCAGGCCCTGCGCATGATCGTCACCCGTCCGGACACCAGCTTCGGGCCGAAGACGGCGCTGACCGTGCGGCCCACCCGCGCCATGGTGGCCCGGCTGGCCGGCCGCGTCGGCAGCCACAGCCTGTCGCTGCTGATCGACTGCTTCGCCGCGGCGCGCACGGCGGGCTCCCCCTTCCGGGTCGCCGACCTGGAGCCGCTGCGCAAGCTGGCCGCCGTGCTGGACGAGAAGGAGATCGGCTTCGAGGACAAGCTGAGCCTGCTGTTCGTTCCGGCCGACCTGGACAAGGACGTGGACGCCCGCTTCTTCCACCGCATCTGCCGGGCGGTGGAGACGGGCGAGGCGGTGCCCGTCGGGCTGGTCGTGCCGGCCCGCGTCGGCATGCTGGACGACATGTCGCTGGAGGAGCTGTCGCGCACCTGCGACCTCTACTACTGGGCTTCGCGCAAGTTCCCCAGGCAGTTCCCCGACCGCACCGTGGTGCAGGAGCGCCGGGCCGAGGTCAGCCGGCGGCTGTCGGAGATCCTGGCCGCCGCGGCGCGCACCCGCGGCCGGACGCCGAAACCGAAGCAGGGCTTCCGCGGCGCCCCGCGCAAGCGCTACGGGCCGCGGCGGGGATAG
- a CDS encoding response regulator gives MTALRILLVEDSPTQALRLQDTLQRQGYEVDHVASAEEALEVLNRRLPHLLIVDHHLPGLQGADLCRQLRLHVATFSMPILILTADETPGRQREGLDSGADDFLPKSADSGVLLLRVRNLLRHASRDGEPDVLPHPQFRRPVALVVGTPDERFRLLDAHLREEGCIVDHRATAADALETLRHRAYDCAFVAETLPDMAGIDLCRAVQQSPPPGADDAPALILLRPGGPGGLDDPDPLDAVQGLLEAGVDDVFFLDRPLAPLRARLRAILRRRFLQEQNRRLLEDFRRRESLTLRLEAERNAAEARAALADQLQRANTRLADANRRLAEQALVTRTITDNVTSALLMTDAAGSVTFLNPPARALLGMSEADLRDGALVRRLGIPLPPGRTLPKPVREAAAMLERPEGGCVPVVYSVALLTGESGPSGMVLEIVDVTERRQAEERQALLMAELSHRVKNTLATVISIGAQTRRRHAELTSFWPTFEGRLRALSATHNLLADHHWEWVRLSEVVSHEVRPYAGPGGTDVRLSGPAVALRPKAALALALVFHELATNAAKYGAFLRGGYVEIGWGLRRGEGGDRLHITWKEHGGPPIQAPPQNGFGSVLIRQSVAYELGGRAMLDFQADGLLCRLELPLSEEIQPAPAETLPAAPASTA, from the coding sequence ATGACGGCGCTGCGCATCCTGCTGGTCGAGGATTCGCCCACCCAGGCCCTGCGCCTGCAGGACACCTTGCAGCGCCAGGGCTACGAGGTGGACCATGTCGCCAGCGCCGAGGAGGCGCTGGAGGTGCTGAACCGGCGCCTGCCGCACCTGCTGATCGTGGACCACCACCTGCCGGGATTGCAGGGGGCTGACCTGTGCCGGCAGCTCCGCCTGCACGTCGCCACCTTCTCCATGCCGATCCTGATCCTGACGGCGGACGAGACGCCGGGGCGCCAGCGCGAGGGGCTGGACAGCGGTGCCGACGACTTCCTGCCGAAATCGGCCGACAGCGGCGTGCTGCTGCTGCGCGTGCGCAACCTGCTGCGCCATGCCAGCCGGGACGGCGAGCCCGACGTGCTGCCGCATCCGCAGTTCCGGCGTCCCGTGGCGCTGGTCGTGGGCACGCCGGACGAGCGCTTCCGCCTGCTCGACGCCCATCTGCGGGAAGAGGGCTGCATCGTCGATCATCGCGCCACCGCGGCCGACGCGCTGGAGACGCTGCGGCACCGCGCCTACGACTGTGCCTTCGTGGCCGAGACGCTGCCGGACATGGCGGGGATCGACCTCTGCCGGGCGGTGCAGCAGAGTCCGCCGCCGGGAGCGGATGACGCGCCCGCCCTGATCCTGCTGCGGCCCGGCGGACCCGGCGGGCTGGACGATCCCGACCCGCTGGACGCCGTGCAGGGCCTGCTGGAGGCGGGCGTGGACGACGTCTTCTTCCTGGACCGGCCCCTGGCCCCCTTGCGCGCGCGGCTGCGGGCGATCCTGCGCCGCCGCTTCCTCCAGGAGCAGAACCGGCGTCTGCTGGAGGATTTCCGCCGGCGGGAGAGCCTGACCCTGCGGCTGGAGGCCGAGCGCAACGCGGCCGAGGCGCGGGCGGCGCTGGCCGACCAGCTTCAGCGGGCCAACACCCGGCTTGCGGACGCCAACCGGCGGCTGGCGGAACAGGCGCTGGTCACCCGCACCATCACGGACAACGTCACCTCCGCCCTGCTCATGACGGATGCCGCGGGCAGCGTGACCTTCCTCAACCCGCCGGCCCGGGCGCTGCTGGGGATGTCGGAGGCAGACCTGCGCGACGGTGCCCTGGTCCGGCGCCTGGGCATTCCGCTCCCGCCCGGCCGGACCCTGCCGAAGCCCGTCCGCGAGGCCGCGGCCATGCTGGAGCGGCCGGAGGGGGGCTGCGTCCCCGTCGTCTATTCGGTGGCGCTGCTGACCGGCGAGTCCGGCCCGTCCGGCATGGTGCTGGAGATCGTGGACGTCACCGAACGCCGGCAGGCGGAGGAGCGTCAGGCGCTGCTGATGGCGGAACTGAGCCATCGGGTGAAGAACACGCTGGCGACGGTCATCTCCATCGGCGCCCAGACGCGCCGGCGCCATGCCGAGCTGACCAGCTTCTGGCCGACCTTCGAGGGCCGGCTGCGGGCGCTGTCGGCCACGCACAACCTGCTGGCCGACCATCACTGGGAATGGGTCCGGCTGTCCGAGGTGGTGTCGCACGAGGTACGGCCCTATGCCGGGCCGGGCGGGACCGATGTCCGCCTGTCCGGCCCGGCCGTCGCCCTGCGGCCCAAGGCGGCGCTGGCGCTGGCGCTGGTGTTCCACGAACTGGCGACGAACGCCGCCAAGTACGGCGCCTTCCTGCGCGGCGGCTATGTCGAGATCGGCTGGGGCCTGCGCCGCGGCGAGGGCGGGGACCGGCTGCACATCACCTGGAAGGAGCATGGCGGCCCGCCCATCCAGGCGCCGCCGCAGAACGGCTTCGGCTCCGTCCTGATCCGGCAGAGCGTGGCCTACGAACTGGGCGGCCGCGCCATGCTGGACTTCCAGGCCGACGGCCTGCTCTGCCGGCTGGAGCTGCCGCTGTCGGAGGAGATCCAGCCGGCGCCGGCGGAGACGCTGCCGGCCGCCCCGGCCTCTACGGCCTGA